Proteins from a genomic interval of Nematostella vectensis chromosome 12, jaNemVect1.1, whole genome shotgun sequence:
- the LOC5520611 gene encoding fibropellin-3 isoform X2, translated as MQLSQKTLIFILNQLTIFLVINGLSNIFVEEQNMSLDVPRIKEMMTDPLRCFLECQRMESCFSVNLEIQKSSSGKQVCELLPTDVTREPRLVRNDSFNYFYLPNVCASMASSCKKVNTVKPLTNKNGSCACLCKAGFTGLECESEIGECESSPCLNGGTCTNHVNYFHCECRAGYAGKQCQTDIDECASSPCLNGSTCEDGVNGYTCSCVVGYSGPQCGSHVCSTAPCFNGGTCIKNTGASTGYNCSCPSNYFGTQCEKTWRKVSGKVCDKAGWLGWLLVKADECKTRCLARMVCHGNHLDFQTFT; from the exons ATGCAACTGAGCCAGAAAaccttaatttttattttaaaccaaTTGACAATTTTCCTCGTCATCAATGGGTTGTCCAACATTTTTGTCGAGGAACAAAATATGTCGCTAGATGTTCCAAGAATTAAGGAAATGATGACCGATCCGTTGCGATGCTTCTTAGAATGCCAACGAATGGAAAGCTGTTTTTCTGTGAATCTTGAAATACAAAAATCAAGTTCCGGAAAGCAAGTATGCGAACTCTTGCCTACGGATGTCACCAGAGAACCAAGACTTGTGCGGAATGACAGTTTCAACTATTTCTACCTTCCA AACGTTTGCGCTTCCATGGCGAGTTCATGCAAGAAAGTTAACACTGTGAAGCCGCTGACCAACAAGAATGGATCGTGTGCATGCCTGTGCAAAGCTGGTTTCACCGGCCTCGAATGTGAATCAG AAATCGGTGAATGTGAGAGTAGCCCTTGCCTCAATGGTGGCACATGCACGAATCACGTGAACTACTTTCATTGTGAATGTCGCGCAGGGTACGCCGGGAAACAATGTCAAACAG ATATTGACGAATGCGCCTCATCCCCGTGTTTAAATGGAAGCACGTGTGAAGATGGAGTGAATGGGTACACGTGCAGCTGTGTAGTGGGGTATTCTGGTCCTCAATGCG gatcACACGTCTGTTCGACTGCACCGTGCTTTAATGGGGGGACTTGTATCAAGAACACTGGCGCGTCTACCGGGTATAATTGCAGCTGCCCATCAAACTACTTTGGGACGCAATGTGAAAAAA CATGGAGGAAAGTGTCCGGTAAAGTGTGCGACAAGGCTGGTTGGTTGGGTTGGTTGCTTGTGAAGGCAGATGAATGTAAAACCAGGTGCCTTGCAAGGATGGTCTGCCATGGG AATCACTTGGATTTCCAAACCTTCACATAA
- the LOC5520611 gene encoding neurogenic locus notch homolog protein 1 isoform X1, translated as MQLSQKTLIFILNQLTIFLVINGLSNIFVEEQNMSLDVPRIKEMMTDPLRCFLECQRMESCFSVNLEIQKSSSGKQVCELLPTDVTREPRLVRNDSFNYFYLPNVCASMASSCKKVNTVKPLTNKNGSCACLCKAGFTGLECESEIGECESSPCLNGGTCTNHVNYFHCECRAGYAGKQCQTDIDECASSPCLNGSTCEDGVNGYTCSCVVGYSGPQCGSHVCSTAPCFNGGTCIKNTGASTGYNCSCPSNYFGTQCEKTWRKVSGKVCDKAGWLGWLLVKADECKTRCLARMVCHGVTVFADGCRFCNDYKIRNPNFSESLGFPNLHIIT; from the exons ATGCAACTGAGCCAGAAAaccttaatttttattttaaaccaaTTGACAATTTTCCTCGTCATCAATGGGTTGTCCAACATTTTTGTCGAGGAACAAAATATGTCGCTAGATGTTCCAAGAATTAAGGAAATGATGACCGATCCGTTGCGATGCTTCTTAGAATGCCAACGAATGGAAAGCTGTTTTTCTGTGAATCTTGAAATACAAAAATCAAGTTCCGGAAAGCAAGTATGCGAACTCTTGCCTACGGATGTCACCAGAGAACCAAGACTTGTGCGGAATGACAGTTTCAACTATTTCTACCTTCCA AACGTTTGCGCTTCCATGGCGAGTTCATGCAAGAAAGTTAACACTGTGAAGCCGCTGACCAACAAGAATGGATCGTGTGCATGCCTGTGCAAAGCTGGTTTCACCGGCCTCGAATGTGAATCAG AAATCGGTGAATGTGAGAGTAGCCCTTGCCTCAATGGTGGCACATGCACGAATCACGTGAACTACTTTCATTGTGAATGTCGCGCAGGGTACGCCGGGAAACAATGTCAAACAG ATATTGACGAATGCGCCTCATCCCCGTGTTTAAATGGAAGCACGTGTGAAGATGGAGTGAATGGGTACACGTGCAGCTGTGTAGTGGGGTATTCTGGTCCTCAATGCG gatcACACGTCTGTTCGACTGCACCGTGCTTTAATGGGGGGACTTGTATCAAGAACACTGGCGCGTCTACCGGGTATAATTGCAGCTGCCCATCAAACTACTTTGGGACGCAATGTGAAAAAA CATGGAGGAAAGTGTCCGGTAAAGTGTGCGACAAGGCTGGTTGGTTGGGTTGGTTGCTTGTGAAGGCAGATGAATGTAAAACCAGGTGCCTTGCAAGGATGGTCTGCCATGGGGTAACGGTTTTTGCAGATGGTTGTCGATTCTGTAATGATtataaaatccgaaatcctaATTTTTCGGAATCACTTGGATTTCCAAACCTTCACATAATAACATAG
- the LOC5520610 gene encoding beta-1,3-galactosyltransferase 5 has product MKSITFRTSYRRFLGFLLSRRVQRCVCIFLVLLAVLILIYRYTQSSVYKIYYRPSGIDFRVPSAHTKPDMDGHYFLLVIVTSTPSARARRDLIRSTWGDANNTDITVRWKLVFNLGQSSSNEINSQVVTEASLFNDVFMGEFTDTYMNLVLKVFAAFSWANKIDCDYILKADEDVYINLPQLVTWLKRPGVPDSLYGGALAKNTGVYRYPWHKHFISYKTYKSDKLHTYCRGPFYILSHNVLSSIIQREVFRDVFPIEDAYVGLLVKRLGVEPLQLPGCVWERERNLGTVLCDLLSFVCFGDSLSAANINHIHKKYLELEKINRTVAMKICHLNQL; this is encoded by the coding sequence ATGAAATCCATTACATTTCGAACAAGTTATCGCCGCTTCCTTGGTTTTCTACTTTCAAGAAGAGTCCAGCGTTGTGTATGCATTTTTCTTGTGCTATTGGCGGTGCTAATACTGATCTATCGCTACACACAGTCTTCTGTATACAAGATTTATTATCGGCCTTCGGGGATCGACTTTCGCGTTCCATCTGCACATACAAAGCCCGATATGGACGggcattattttttacttgtgaTTGTTACGTCTACACCATCAGCAAGAGCGAGGAGAGACCTCATCCGATCAACCTGGGGTGACGCTAATAATACTGATATTACAGTGCGTTGGAAACTGGTATTCAATCTGGGACAAAGCTCTAGCAATGAGATTAATTCACAAGTTGTAACGGAGGCGTCCTTATTCAATGATGTATTCATGGGGGAGTTTACGGACACCTACATGAATCTAGTTCTTAAAGTATTTGCTGCGTTTTCTTGGGCGAATAAGATTGATTGTGATTATATTCTCAAAGCTGATGAAGACGTTTACATAAATTTGCCTCAGCTAGTCACATGGCTAAAACGTCCAGGGGTCCCGGACAGTTTGTACGGCGGAGCCCTGGCGAAAAATACTGGCGTTTACCGATACCCATGGCACAAGCATTTCATAAGCTATAAAACATACAAGTCTGACAAGCTGCATACGTATTGTAGGGGACCTTTCTATATTCTTTCCCATAATGTCTTGTCCAGTATAATTCAGAGGGAAGTCTTTAGGGATGTATTTCCAATTGAAGATGCATATGTTGGGTTACTGGTTAAGCGTCTTGGTGTGGAACCATTACAGCTCCCTGGTTGTGTGTGGGAAAGAGAGCGGAACCTTGGGACAGTATTGTGTGACCTGCTATCTTTTGTGTGTTTCGGGGACTCGCTTTCAGCAGCTAATATCAACCatattcataaaaaatatctggaaCTGGAAAAGATCAACAGGACAGTAGCCATGAAAATATGTCATCTTAATCAGCTATAA